The genomic DNA GGGTCTTATTTCCGCAATCCGATAGGCCGATGTCCGGCCGGGCAATTCAATGGTCAGCAAGATCTTCTGCGGCTGAACCGTCAGGGCGACGACTTCCGGAATGGGCGGCGGCGCTGATGCCTGCTGCTGGCGCTGGCAACTTGGCATGCACAGGCTGAATAACGGGACAGCTGCCAATAATATCATGGTTAAAGTCATTTGACTTTGCGGTCGCATGGGTGTTTTCTCCCTCCGGATTGGGGTGCCTTGGTGGCTTGTGCTGTAATAAATTTAAAATAATCCAATTACATTAAACTAAATTGCTATTTAAGAAAAATTAAGCTAACATGCACTCAAAAATATTTCAACGATTAATTTTTCCGGATAAGTGTTCAGGAATGATCCCATGACCAAACGAGAAGACGGCAAAGAAACCCGCCGAAGGCTATTGAACGCAGCCTGCGAAGTGTTCGCCCAAAAAGGCTATCGGGATGCCATGGTGGCGGAAATTTGCCAACGGGCAGGCGCAAACGTGGCCGCTGTGAATTATTATTTCAAAGATAAAAAAAATTTATACAGAAGCGTCTGGCAACACGCGCTTGAAAATTTTGAAGAATTGGCTTTTGCTGAAATTGCCGACTACTCCCCACAAGACCGCTTGCGGGCCTATATTCAAACCCTTGTTCAGAATTTTACCGCAAGGGGTGATATGGGCCGCTTCGGCCGTCTCTATCTGATGGAGATGGTCAACCCTACCGGGCTGATTCAGAATGCCTGGCACGATACCATCGAGCCGATCAGGCGAAAGCTGCACCAGACTATTCGCGACATTATCGGCCCGGAAGCGGAGGAAATAAGCATACGGTTTTGCGAACTGAGCATTGTCAACCAGTGCCGAATGTTCGTAACCATCAAACACAGCGATCTTGAATATATGATAGGCAAGCCGCTTAGCCCGGAATTGATCAAACAGCTGGCCGCGCATATCGCTGATTTTTCCCTGGCGGGGATCAGTGCGATTGGACGCAACTTGGGTGGCTTAAACACCCAAAAAACGTAGTCTGGTGAGGGCGTTCCCGGCATGGGCCGGCCCGAAGTTTCCGATTCTGTTTGTCAGACAGAATAAGGCGGTGGATTCATGAAACCCAACCATCAGCAACAACTCTTTGATGCCATGAAACAACCCGAATTTTATCCGCATTCTGCAGCCAGTATCGAATCTCGGGAAACCCATATTTCCATGGTGTTTTTGACCGGCCGCGTTGCCTATAAAATCAAGAAATCCGTGAATTTGGAATTTCTTGATTTTACG from Desulfobacterales bacterium includes the following:
- a CDS encoding CerR family C-terminal domain-containing protein, producing MTKREDGKETRRRLLNAACEVFAQKGYRDAMVAEICQRAGANVAAVNYYFKDKKNLYRSVWQHALENFEELAFAEIADYSPQDRLRAYIQTLVQNFTARGDMGRFGRLYLMEMVNPTGLIQNAWHDTIEPIRRKLHQTIRDIIGPEAEEISIRFCELSIVNQCRMFVTIKHSDLEYMIGKPLSPELIKQLAAHIADFSLAGISAIGRNLGGLNTQKT